A window of Streptomyces sp. SAI-127 contains these coding sequences:
- a CDS encoding class I SAM-dependent methyltransferase — MLTVDFSRFPLAPGDRVLDLGCGAGRHAFECYRRGAQVVALDQNAEEIREVAKWFTAMKEAGEAPEGATATAMEGDALALPFPDESFDVVIISEVMEHIPDDKGVLAEMVRVLKPGGRIAITVPRYGPEKVCWALSDAYHEVEGGHIRIYKADELLAKIREAGLKPYGTHHAHALHSPYWWLKCAFGVDNDKALPVQAYHKLLVWDIMKKPLATRVAEQALNPLIGKSFVAYATKPHLPQVATS; from the coding sequence GTGCTGACCGTCGACTTCTCCCGGTTCCCACTCGCGCCGGGCGACCGCGTACTGGACCTCGGCTGCGGGGCCGGCCGGCACGCGTTCGAGTGCTACCGGCGCGGCGCGCAGGTCGTGGCGCTGGACCAGAACGCCGAGGAGATCCGCGAGGTCGCGAAGTGGTTCACGGCGATGAAGGAGGCCGGTGAGGCACCGGAAGGGGCCACCGCCACCGCGATGGAGGGCGACGCCCTGGCCCTCCCCTTCCCCGACGAGTCCTTCGACGTCGTGATCATCTCCGAGGTGATGGAACACATCCCGGACGACAAGGGCGTACTCGCCGAGATGGTCCGGGTGCTCAAGCCGGGTGGGCGGATCGCCATCACCGTCCCGCGCTACGGCCCCGAAAAGGTCTGCTGGGCGCTGTCCGACGCCTACCACGAGGTCGAGGGCGGCCACATCCGCATCTACAAGGCGGACGAGCTGCTCGCGAAGATCCGCGAGGCCGGCCTCAAGCCGTACGGCACCCACCACGCGCACGCCCTGCACTCCCCGTACTGGTGGCTCAAGTGCGCGTTCGGCGTCGACAACGACAAGGCGCTGCCGGTGCAGGCGTACCACAAGCTGCTGGTCTGGGACATCATGAAGAAGCCGCTGGCCACCCGGGTCGCCGAGCAGGCACTGAACCCGCTGATCGGCAAGAGCTTCGTGGCGTACGCGACCAAGCCGCACCTTCCGCAGGTGGCCACCTCGTGA
- a CDS encoding glycosyltransferase family 4 protein, protein MTAEASQAGAFEGPAADGERPLRIALLTYKGNPFCGGQGVYTRHLSRELARLGHRVEVIGSQPYPVLDPGYDGLSLTELPSLDLYRSPDPFRTPKRDEYRDWIDALEVATMWTGGFPEPLTFSLRARRHLRARSGEFDVIHDNQTLGYGLLGDVGAPLVTTIHHPITVDRQLELDAAEGWRQRLSKRRWYAFTRMQKRVARRVPSVLTVSGTSRQEIVDHLGVRDDRIHVVHIGADTDQFSPDPSVRVVPGRIVTTSSADVPLKGLVFLVEALAKVRTEHPGAHLIVVGKRPAEGPVAQAMERYGLEGAVDFVKGITDAELVDLVRSAEVACVPSLYEGFSLPAAEAMATGTPLVATTGGAIPEVAGRDGETCLAVPPGDPGALATALSRLLGDPDLRARLGRAGRERVLAKFTWAKAAEGTVARYREAIAGPAAEATPRSAAKHPDRSTASATGVPLTAPRVTDADLNPESRATC, encoded by the coding sequence GTGACCGCTGAGGCCAGTCAGGCAGGGGCCTTTGAGGGCCCGGCCGCCGACGGCGAGCGACCGCTCCGTATCGCGCTCCTCACCTACAAAGGGAACCCGTTCTGCGGCGGCCAGGGTGTCTACACACGCCACCTCTCACGCGAACTGGCCCGCCTCGGCCACCGTGTCGAGGTCATAGGCTCCCAGCCCTACCCCGTTCTCGATCCGGGCTACGACGGCCTGAGCCTGACCGAGCTGCCCAGCCTGGACCTCTACCGCTCTCCGGATCCCTTCCGCACCCCGAAACGCGACGAGTACCGCGACTGGATAGACGCCCTGGAAGTCGCCACGATGTGGACCGGCGGCTTCCCCGAGCCGCTCACCTTCTCCCTGCGGGCCCGACGTCATCTCCGGGCCCGCAGCGGTGAGTTCGACGTGATTCACGACAACCAGACCCTCGGTTACGGCCTGTTGGGCGATGTCGGCGCTCCGCTGGTGACCACCATCCACCACCCCATCACCGTGGACCGGCAGTTGGAGCTGGACGCGGCCGAGGGATGGCGGCAGCGGCTGTCCAAGCGCCGCTGGTACGCCTTCACCCGTATGCAGAAGCGCGTGGCCCGCCGCGTGCCGTCCGTGCTCACCGTCTCCGGCACCTCCCGCCAGGAGATCGTCGACCACCTCGGCGTGCGCGACGACCGCATCCACGTCGTCCACATCGGCGCCGACACCGACCAGTTCTCGCCGGATCCGTCGGTGCGCGTGGTGCCGGGCCGGATCGTCACGACCTCCAGCGCGGACGTCCCCCTCAAGGGCCTCGTCTTCCTCGTCGAGGCGCTCGCGAAGGTCCGCACGGAACACCCCGGGGCGCACCTCATAGTTGTGGGCAAGCGACCGGCCGAGGGCCCGGTCGCCCAGGCCATGGAGCGCTACGGCCTCGAAGGCGCCGTCGACTTCGTCAAGGGCATCACGGACGCCGAACTGGTCGACCTCGTCCGCTCGGCGGAGGTCGCCTGCGTGCCCTCGCTCTACGAAGGCTTCTCACTCCCGGCGGCGGAAGCCATGGCCACGGGCACCCCGCTGGTCGCCACGACGGGCGGCGCCATCCCCGAGGTCGCCGGGCGCGACGGCGAGACATGCCTGGCGGTACCGCCGGGGGACCCGGGCGCACTGGCGACCGCCCTGAGCCGTCTCCTGGGCGACCCGGACCTGAGGGCGCGACTCGGCCGGGCCGGACGTGAGCGGGTACTGGCGAAGTTCACCTGGGCGAAAGCCGCGGAGGGCACCGTGGCCCGGTACCGCGAGGCGATCGCCGGACCCGCCGCCGAGGCCACGCCCCGTTCCGCGGCCAAGCACCCCGACCGCTCCACGGCCTCAGCGACGGGCGTACCACTGACCGCCCCACGAGTGACCGACGCCGATCTCAACCCCGAAAGCAGGGCCACGTGCTGA